The Jaculus jaculus isolate mJacJac1 chromosome 1, mJacJac1.mat.Y.cur, whole genome shotgun sequence nucleotide sequence ccatgtaagccacatgcattaggtggcacatgcgtctgaaatttgtttgctgtggctacaggctctgtcgcgcccattctctatctacctgcctctctctctcaaataagttaaaaactatatgttaaaaataaattaaaaaattttttttattaacaacttccatgattataaaaaatacccccatggtaataccctccctcccccactttcccctttgaaactccattctccatcatacctcttccccatttcaatcagtctctcttttacttttgatgtcatgatcttttcctcttattatgatggtcctatgcaggtagtgtcaggcactgtgaggccatggatatccaggccattttgtgtctggagtcctgcccttttctttggctcttacattctttctgccacctcttccacattagaccctgagccttggaaggtgtgatagagatattgcagtactgagcactgcggtcatttaaaaaaaaaaaaattttttgataaATAAAGAACAAGCCTGGCAGAGTCCAGCTCACCTTCATTTTCCTCATGCTTTTAGTGTCATGTCTGAACTCATTGGAGGGGGGAAGCAGTAGTGGAGTCTGAGCATCTAAAATGCTACTGTGTTTCTATGTCACGTTCAGCTATCTCAGAAGATTACATTTCAGTTTGAAGAAAGGACGGTGGAATGCCAAGGAAGAGGAGCAGTTGATCGAATTAATAGAAAAGTACGGTGTTGGTAAGTTGTGGCGGTGTTTGAAACTCTCCTTTTGCTGGCCTTGGTCTCACTGTGCGGGCTTGCAGCCACACGGAGGCCTGCGGTGTACTTGGGTCCCAAGCTGCTGCCTTGATGGCAGCTCTCTCCTTCCTCATTTCTCACTGTATTCACAGGTGGCAGTCTTCCCActgcagatttttttgtttgtttgtttcattagtAGTACTGGAAatagaacccaggacctcactcatgctgggcaagtgcttctGCATTACAAATGAGTGAATCTTCACTATAGGAAAGTTAGAAATAGAGATGTTCAGAAAGTAGGAGGGTGACAACCCATCTCGCCCAGAGGTGACCACTGTTGGCTCTGCGCACCTGTCTACTCCTTTCTCGGTGCCAACAGCTTTTTTTAGGCAGAGactgcttttatttgttttattttaattttttaatttattttaaagttttgtttattttaactgctaagccatctctccagagactgcattaaaaagtacatttgaaaagaagaggcatatatatatatgtatgtatgtacgtatatgtatatatgtatgtatatatatgcctatatatatgtgtgtatatatatatgtatgtatatatatatgcctatatatatataaaagcatgaggaaaatgtgtgtgtgtgcatatatatatatatatatatatatatagagagagagagagagagagagagagagagagagagagaggggtggggggggaggaaggaaggagggagggagagaatgggtgcaccagggtctctagccattgcaaacaaactccagacatgtgccaccttgtgcgtctggcttcacaggcaagtgccttaactgcaaagccatctttccaaccctaaaGACTGcttcttaaaaattatatacttggcaagctgggtgtgatggcacacacctttaatcccagcactcaggaggcagaggtaggaggatctctgtgagtttgaggtcaccctgagactacatagtgaattcctgggcctgggctagagtgagaccctaccttgaaaaaaaaaaaaaaaattatatccttgggctggagagatggctcagcaattaaggcacttgcttacaaagcccaatgacccaggtttgattccccagccagatgcacaaggtgtcgcatgcatctagagtttgtttgtggtggctggaggccctgatgtactgtCTCTcttatacctctctctctctctctctctctgcttgcagataaataattttttttattatatcccCAAATAGCCCACTACCTTTCACTTAGCAACATGTCATATTCTCAGGGGTAGGGTCTTCTGGTCACAGTGCCATGCTTCAGAGGCCACCTTGCATTTCCTTGCAGAGGTAGTCCTTGGTGGGGCAGTCTGCCACCCTTCATGACCAACATTTGCATTCATTGTTTCCCACATTTTGCTATAGAACTGGAATGAGCTTAGTGTTTCTGATTAAATCTTGCTGATATTGGTGGTACCTCCTTAGAATAAACCTAGCTGTGGTGCTGCCAGATTCAAGAACATATATATTACAAAGAATGTTACCTGCTGTCATATTGCCCCAGAATGCAATGTGCCtgtgttcctccctccctccagcacTAGGAACACAAGTCATTGGTGATGTCTGTTTAGAGCCAGAGTGTATCCAACATACTAGGGCTCCGTTAGAACCTGTGAATGACTTTCCCTTCCTGCTTGGAAGTTTGCCATAACTTTCCTGAGAACCAGGTGCTGCAGCAGGTGCTCTGCCATGAGGGATGGCTACCTCTTGCTCAGAACATGAGTGTGGGAAGCCCTTTCCAATGGCCGCCTTGGGGTTATAGGCCCTTCTTTGCAAGCTGATGAGTTCTTGTGTGGCTTTGTTTTTGTAGGTCACTGGGCAAGAATAGCTTCTGAACTACCACATCGATCAGGCTCCCAGTGTCTGAGCAAGTGGAAAATCTTGGTCAGGGTGAGGCATTTGTTCACTTTGTGTCTAGTCTGTGCTTTACTTGAGCTCAGATGGATGGCTCATCATGTATGGGAGCCCTTGGCATGATGAGGAAATGCTAGGGAGAAGAGGGGAGTATAGTAGCTGGCCCTTAAGGTCTTTCTTCAGGAGGCCAATGGCAGTGGGAAACCTTGCCTTAGCAGCAGCATCTTGTGCCCCTTAAGGTGTTCATGCTTGAGGCCTTTCCCTAATGGCTGACCTGCCTGCCtgctctccctttcttcccctcagAAGAAGCAGCGTCTCCAGAGGAGGAGGTGGCGGAGGCCCCGTCAGAGTACCCAGTGGAGCTCTAGCAGCAGTGACAGTAGCAGTGGCAGCGACGTCAGTGGTCactggagcagcagcagcagcagcagtagcgagGGCTCAGAGGCGGAGCTAGAGGAGCCCCTGGAGAGTAGCAGAGAGCCATTATCCTCACAGTACACAGTGCCGGACATTGACCTGTGGGTTCCCGCCAGGCAGCCATGGAGAAAAGGGGCAGAGTACTGCTCAGGACACCCCATTGTGTCCACCTGCCCTCCAAATGGGTCTGATGCCACCCAGGGTCACCACAAAGAAGTTTCCCCCACAGCTTCAGCTCCTGATGAGATGAACCAGGTACAAGTAACCTTGTGTGACCCACAGCACTGTCCCAAGAAGTGTCCAGGACTCACATTTATCACACATTTACCCAGTAATCAGGAGAATCCAGCCTGCCAGGTACACCCCAGCACACTCAAGCATGTGTAGAGGGGAGAAGCTGGTGCCCAGGGCAGTGTGGCAGCTTGGTTTCTGGCATAGCCACAGCCAGGTCCCTTGTACACATTTGTCCTGCTTGGGACTGGCTTAAGAATTGCCAAGTggtagtgctttttaaaaaagttattaaatgGTATTTATTGTGGGAAGTACAGATCCAAGGAAAGACacacatgtggctagagatcccaaaTGGAAGGcttgggaaaaccatggaaagaaaagagggcaaaaaaagttcaaggagctcctgtcatgtggggagctggaagggataaagaacccatcaGAGGGTAAGGCTAGGAGGCCCCTCTCAGCTCAACCTGGCTGGGGCTGGGCCAAGCCACCTCAGTCTGGTCATGTGTGTGCCCTGTTCTTGGAGTTGGTGCCCTGGGCTGGGTAGCAGTTAGAGCAGTTGTGTGCTCTGCACAGGCTGGTTTGCCTGGGAGTCATGGCAGGAGCCATGCGACCTGAGCTCTGTCTTCCATAGCCTTAGCTGCTACTTGGTCCCGAAGTGTTTTCTAGACGGGGATCTGAGCATAGCCCTACCTGAGGACCTCAGGGGCACTTCCCATCTCACAGGGGACTTTTCCCAAGTAGCCCACACCATGCACTTTGGGGTCTAGGCAAAGAGGTGTCTAGGCAGCACAGACCTATACCAGAGTCCCAGCCCAGCCTCACAGTCTGTGTTGGCATGCAGCGTGTATTGAAGGTGCCCTTAGAGACGGTGCTGAAAGTGCTCAAGACCTACCCAACAACCCAGAGCCGCACACTGGTGACCGCTTACTCACAgaaggagaggctgaggcagcccCTGCAGCCTAACTCACCCCCAGGGCCTGGGCCTGGTGACAGCATGACTGGATCCCACCTGCAGCAGTTGTGGCATGGAACCttccagaggaggcagaggtataggagACAGGCTCTGCACCGGAGGCTCCTTAAACACAGGCTTCTGCTAGCTGTGATACCCTGGGTGGGTGACATTACCCTGCCCTGCACACCATCTTCCTGGAAACCTGCTGCAGTGCAGACTCAAGGTACTACCACCCCTCCTTTGAGAATCtccagaggctggggaggggcAGGACCTGGCGTGCCTCTCCTCATAGCAGACGTTCTGCAAGGCAATAACCTCAGCAGGGTCCTTTGGAAGAGGGTAGGCATACCAGGGTTAGGTCACCATAGGGTCTGTTAGCTACACCTGTCCCTGGAGTCTTTGGGACAGAGCAGTTGGGCTACTATTTTCTGCTATGGCTGAGGGAGAGGCTGAGGGTCTTGGGGTTCTGTGGATGTGAGAAGACTTAATGGGGCCCATCTGCCCATTGGTGACGGTGGGGCTGCTCTGCCTTGCCACTGCCCTGAGGGTGTTTGGGGTCAAGGAGTGGAACTTTGCAGCTGAAGCCACTCTTCAATATGCCCTGTCCCCCAGCTGATAGCATCCGGAGGCAACTGGAGCATGCTCATCTGGCCAGCACCCCAGTGTTCACGCTGTTAATTCAGGTACGCTCCCGAGCAGAATGCTGCTTGGTTCTTTGGGTGGAGATCTAAAGTTTGAAGTATGTTCATGTGCCTTACACTCTCTTTATAAAGTTTTGGGTTCTTGAAAACTGCCCCATAGTAGCCGTAGCTTGCGGCACATTAATGTGAAAGAGCATCTGGCACCTCAGCATTTGCTTCCCCCATCCAGTTAACAGTGCCCTGGGAGGGGTAGGCCCCTGGGCCCCCGATCAAagtagaggaggggaggaagggaaggagatgaGAGAGTAGACGTGGGATACAGTGGGAGCCGTTGGCAGGCCCCATTAGAAGGAAGGGACAGCAGCCATGGATGAAGGCAGTCCAGGAACTCAGGTCCATGGTGGTGACTGTGAAGCCATCATGGCTTCCCTGGGCCAGCTAGATTCTTTGAAGATTTGGGTCTACTACCAAGCACAGTCATGATCAGGCCACTCCTCCCCTCCCATTGGACATCTCTGGTGTCTGACCTGGTGGGGAACAGGGGAGGGAAGTTCTCATTTCCAGCTTTTCAGCTGTTACAGATTGATACTGCTGGCTGCATGGAGGTGGTTCGAGAGAGGAAGATCCAGTCACAACATCAACAGGCACCAGGGGTGAGAAGTGAGGGCAATTGTGACCCCAGAATGGCACAGCCTTAGTGCCCCAGACTTCCCTGAGATGGGGAGTTCATAGACATGTGGATCAGTGAGGCTCTGTCTTCCAGAGCAGCCAGTCCCTGCCAGGGAGGTGTCTGCATGTGCAACCCCACAGGGAGAGGCCTGGTGGCAGGTCTGACCCTGGGGGACAATAAGCAAATCACAGCTCTGATGCTACCCTGCCCTGACGGCCCAAATGAAGTGAGCTCTGGCCAGGCAGCCTCTGAGTGGAGCTGTCCTGGaagcccacagcagcagcttaGCCTTTCCCAGGACACCTGCACTTAGAGCAGAGATGTGGGGGAGGAGCGGAGCTCTAGCATTTGAGACCTTGTCCTCACTACTTAAGAGTCACAAAGGTGGGGGGTGTACGTGAGGAGAAATGGCAGGGACTTCCACAAGCTaaccctcctctcccttctttcccagGAGCCCTCTAGTGCCCAGAGTACCACAGGTACTAATTCTCTGCACCTCTTCCTTGTTGTGGGGATAGGCGCTTTCTCTGTTGCTTGGGTGATTGTGTGTGTGCTTACATGATGCAGTGTGGTGTGTGGGGCTGGGTGGggattgtatgcatgtgtatgtgccccaTGGCATGCCGCACACTCAGCTGTAGTGAGGCTTGTTCACCTGCGGTTGCTGGAGTGGTACATCATGTGTCCTGGAGCTTGTGGCATTGAATCTTGGGTCTCTATTTCCCTGAGGGACTGGGGCTAGAGGTCTACATGGCCACTGGCTGCCCCTTGCCCACAGAACTGGGCAGGGCCTGGGATCCCGAGGAGGTCCTATTTCTTGATGAAGGGAGAGCAGGCAAGCCCAGCATTCCTAATTTTTAAGATGGTAGAGGCTCAGGAGTTGGTCTCTGGCAGTTTATTAGAAGTGGGTTGGTATGCCCTGGGCATATGCTGCCCTGGGGCTGTGAGGTGGGAACAGCTGGAACTGTTCTTTATCCATGGACAGGCTCCTATGTCCAAGAGGGCTTGCTAATGTCCCCAGGCCCCAAAGCTCTTATAAAAGGTTGTCTGTCCTCCCTTAGGCTGCCTCTTCCCAAGCCTAGCAGCTCAGCACACTGCAAAGAGAGCCAGCTCCAGAGGGCGTCCACAGCTGAAGTCTCACTCCCAGTCAGCCACCCAAGTGCCTACGCCGGCCCCACGTGGCCTCCGACCCAGGCCCAAGACAGTGTCTGAGTTACTTTGTGAGAAGCGGCTCCGTGAGTCCCGTGCCAGGAAGGCTGCCCAGAGCCCCACCACTGTCCCCAACCAGCTGTTACTCTCTTCAGCGGTGATCCTCCAGCCTGCCGTGCCGCCAGCCCCACAGGGTTCTGCAGCCACAGGTCCTGCCATGTCCAGTGCACAGCTTTGTGGGCCCGTGGCCCCCATAGTGATCACTTCAAGTCCTTCTGGCTCCTGGCAGGAGGCTGAATTTTCAGCCAAGGACAAGCAGATCCCCAGCCTGCAGGCCCTGCCTCTAACTCCTACCCTCAACGGTGTCCAGGGTATAACCTCTGCTGCCTACAGAAGCCTGGTCCCAACTCCTAGCCAGATCCTTGTGAGCTGCCCTCTGAGCAACCTAGGACAGTCTCAGGCCCCTGTCATATCCCAGAAGCAGGGCCTACCCAAGATCCTGCCCTTTCTTCCTGCAGCCTCCTGCCCCACTCAGCTGCCCATGCATCCCCTCAACCTGACACCCGCTCTGGGTACACAGCCCCTGGCAGCTAGGGCTAGCCTGCCTGCCAACGTAGTGCTCACAGCACAAAGGCTGCTCCCTGTGTCCATGCCAGCTATTGTAAGCCACCCCCAGCCAGTGAGGCCccctgaacccacaggactgCCTGTGACTCTGCCAGCCTCAACGAAGACTCCTACTTCTCCTGTGCAGCCCTCAGCCAGTGCAGATGGAGAGCCCAGAGGGCCTCAGGGCAAAGAAAAGCCACCCCTGGCTGGGCCTGAGAAGGGGACCTTGGACCTGAGCCTGCTCTCCCAGGAAAGTGAAGCAGCCATACAGGCATGGCTGAGGGGCCGCCAAGGTGCATGTGTGCCGCCTCTGGGGAGCCAGCTGCCCTATCAGCCCCCTGCCCTGTGCAGCTTGCGGGCGTTGTCCAGCCTCCTCCGCCACAAGAAAGACTTGGAACGCAAAGCTGCCTCTCTAGCAGCCAGCAGCGCAGCTGAGGTGCAACCTGAGTCCAGAGCTGGAGTCCTGCAGGCCTCACTGGGGCTGGTGCGAAGGCAGCTCCAGGACAACCCAGCCTACCTCCTGCTGAAGACACGGTTCCTGGCGGTCTTCACCCTCCCTGCACTCCTGGCCACCCTGCCCCCCGACAGCATTCCCACCACCCTGTCATCAGCCATGAGAGAGAGTTCTGAGAGTGAAGAAGAAAACCTCCTAGGTGACCTGGGGCTGAAGGACAGGGCTGGGCAACCGGACTGCTTGAcacaagccagctctccagccacaAACCCCATCCAGGTAAGCATGTGGGCCACAGCCTCCCTTCTGTGGCGGTGGCCGTGCAGGGTCTGGCATGCCGTGTGTGTCAGGGAAGCTGGACAGTGGAGCTGTGTAGGGGAGGTGGCTTAGGTTTCTGAAGGAGGAGGAAACTTGCCCAGCCAGCACCAAGGCTGCTGTGCAGAAGGCTCCTCTCCTGGGCTCACTAACAGAAGAGACGACTGGGTGCTACTGCAGTGCAGACCCTCCCCACACCGCATCTGAGCTTAGGTGGAGAGGGTGGCCGGGCTTGCAGCCTGTTCCCCCGCACAGGCTCTGTGAAGGTTGGTAATTGCCTTTGTTCCCACTCTGCTGGGAACAGGTACCCTACGAGGCATCTCTCActtgaagagatttttttttattgttgattttttgaAGAAGGgagtcattctagcccaggctgtccttaaactcaaggtgatccttctgcttctgtctcctgagtgctggggattaaaggtgtgtgccactccaCCCAGCTACATGAAAAGTTTTCTGAGCTGGTTGGCAAAATGGTTTCCATGTCCTCCCTGGCTACTCTGAGGGGCCCCCTCAGAGTGCCTCCTTCCTCTGCAGGAGTGAACATTTCCTTCCTGTGGACTCCAAGCCACAGATCTTCCCCTGAAGCTGCTCAATCCTAGGATGTCCTGGGCCAAAGCAAAGCAGGATACACCACCTTCAGGGGCTGCATTCTTGTCTCTGCACCCAGTTCCTTGACCCTCACCAGAGGAGGTGGACTACAGAAAGCAGGAGCCTAGCTCCTCCCATCTACCTCTCTTGGAGAGCACAACCCAGCAACTGCCTGTCTCTGAGTTGGGGTGAGGGGACATTGTCCCCAGGACCCTTCTATCTCTTGCCCATCATGGCTGGCGGTCACTCATTGTTTGCCTTGGTTTTCATTTCAGGGAGCCCCAGATCCCGGCGAGGGCTCTGCCCCCTCTCAGCTAGATGCTTCTGATGACCTTGATGTGCTCAGGACTCGGCGTGCCCGACATGCACGGAAGCGGAGGCTGCTGTGACAGCAGGTGAGTTCCTGTAACAGCTCCAGGAAGAGTCAGTCTAGACTGTGAGCTGCTGCCTGCTCTGGGAGCACCCGAGCTGAGGCCAAGGGTGAGGGTGAAGGTATTAGGTGGGTGGGCAGAGCCAGTCCTGGAAGCACTTTTGGAACATGCAGCCCCTCTCTCCTCCATCTTCCCCTACCCTAAGCCCCATACTGGCCCTTCACTTCCCTCCTGTCAGCCTTCCATGTCTTGACACAATGCCCCCTGCCTAAAATTTCTCCTCACCCACCCTTCTCTGGGTCTCAGCTGCTCAGAAACTGTCCCTGACCATTCTTAGGTGGGGCTGCTAGTGCAGTGTCCATCCCTTAGGTCACTGGTGGTATCCACCCAATACATGTAACCTGTCAGCAGTTACCTGCAATCTCCCCATGATCAAAAGCCCCAAACCATACCTTGCTTTCACTCGGGGTACTCTGGAGCCAGCACAGCTTTGGAGTGTGAGGGTTGAGATGAAGTAGACAGGGTCCATGTCAGCAGGCCAGAGACAGGGTGCTATTGGGGTCATGGTCAAGTccctgggcagggcagggcagaagAGGTGTGGGCCATGAGAGGTGTTCAGGACATTCCAGTTGGCCTATGAGGCCAATGTGAGCTATGGCACCTGTCTTCCAGTGGTATAGTGCCAACTTTGGTCCCTGCCCTTCTGCAGCACCGTACATGCAGTCTCCCTGGTACCTGTGCACTCCCCTTGTGAGGTATTTCCGTATTTCAGGACAAGCGATCCGGCTCAGAAGCCCACAACTGCTCCACGCAAAAGACAAGGTCCAGGCCCATCCTAGAGCCCACTGTCCCCTGCAGGAGGAAACACAGAGGCCCACGACTACCTTCCATCTGCAGCAGGCAAGAGGACCTCTACCAACAGTGGCCATGTGGTTCCTGTGCTCAAATCCAGAATAAAGGAGtactctatttttaaattaaaaaacaagacaTGTGCTTTTGTGGTTTTGTTGTCTTGAGGTTCTGGACAGTTATACCAAGAACTCACCGGCCAGTGCCTGAGCTATGCTAGCACAGTGGATTCTGAGGGGTTAGGCTGCCTGCTGGTTTGCCCACAGGATCCTGAGGGCCTCTTGCCTCCGTCTCTGTCTGGCCATCTAGCCAGTGGACCACAGCAGCACCTTGCTAGAAGGCTCGGGAATGGAGAAGTGGCTCGTGCCCGTTTCATGGAAACAGGTGGTGGCTGTGGCTCTGCTCCGCAAGGAGGGTTCCTGGGACTGGCATCCGGCTGGCTGCCCACAGGCACAGTAGCAGCTCTCTTGATCTCGTGGGTCCTTCTTCAAGGGCATTTCTTTGACACAGCGACCAAGTCCTACCAGTCTGCCCTTCCCTCTTCCTAGACCCCATTTCTGTGATCCCAGACCCCTGGCTCTCTGTAGTCTTGTTCTCTTGTTCTTGTATCTTACTCCCCCCAGCCCCATCGTGAGGAATTTCAATTCATGAGTAAAAGAAtaaccatgcccagcctggtccctttgacaaccctctAACCCTGCAGATGTCTTGACATGCTCTTCGAAAGATGTAGGGCCACTGCCCCTCCTGTGGAGGCCAGCAGCAGGAAGGCCAGAGGCTGTAGAGGGAGGACCAGTCATGGCTTGGCTCTTCCTGCCCTTCAGCAGCAGCACCCTGGTAGCTGCTTTCTCAACCCAATCCAGCATGCCAGGCAGTAGTACCTTCAACTGGCTATGCCAGCTGAGGCAGGGAGGTTCCCCActtatctcaggctgacttccaAAGGCCACCCCAAAGTACAGGGTGAAGCATGCAGTCTACAGAAGACTGCTTACTGTCTCCTGGAATTGGCTGTGGGGATCCTGGTGTGTCTCTGAGTCTCCCAAATGTGTCTTGATGGAGACAGGCAGTGTGGGGGTGCCCCAGTAATGGGGGTGAGGAAGATGTCACAGAGTTCACATCCCCTTTAGGTGCTACACGGTAGACTGCCAGCCTTTGCTCAGGGTTGAGGCTAAGTTCTTCTATCTGTATCCCGTAGGCCAGACCATAGCCTGCTGTCCCCACCCTTGTGCTGCCCCTAGATGCTAGGCAAGAAAGCCCAGAGCACCGTGCTGGAGAAGCCTCCATCCCCAGGAGGGTCTCCAACCTCCCTTCCACAGTGCCAAGGGTTCAAAATTCCCTGTGGCCCCAGAACCCCAGCCCTGGACAGATGGATAGGCAGAGAGGGCTGCTTCTGCTCCCAAAGAACTTCCACTTTCCTCTGCCCCACCCCTGGGGTGCCAGGTGGACCAATTAGAAGGCAGACCAGCAGGGACTGTTCCCCTGTGGGAAGACTGGCTGGCCCTGTGGCGTTAACCAGAAGCCATCAGGAAGTGCACAGCCTCACTCACACGCAGCTCCACCCTCCAGCCAGGACTACCAGCAGCATCTCTACACACACTCTGGTGGCCCAGACTCGTGGTGTGCCCACAGCCAGGTCCACATCCAGCCAGGACTCTGAGGTAGGCTAGGCTTGGGTGTCCTTCCTGGAAGGTGGCTGGGAAGCCCATGGGGGTTCTGCTTGGGGTCAAGGGGTATGTGCCCCAGAGCAGCATTGAGCACTCCACAGGCAGTCTTCTATTCCGCACATCCCTTTGCTTGTGGGTCTTGGTTCATTATAGCTTAATTCACGGTAGGAGTACATTGTTGGGACCTTGTGGCTCTGGAGCTGGAGAGGCAGTGATCCAAGAGCTGTCCACTGGGTCACTGGGCTGGATGATGATGAGGTATAGCAGGAGGCTGAGAAATTCCTCAGAAGAGAAGCAGACCacagccatctctagccctgttgATCCAGCTCCTCTGGGCTAGATCCCAGCATTCCTCATGGGCTGAAGGCTGGATCAGGGAGGGCTCTCCAGAGCCAATGAAGCCATTAGCTGGGGTTTCACCTGTGCTGTGGTAGGAGTGGTTGTTCCCAATACGGTTGGACTCCTTGTGTAGAGGCAGTCTGACTCCCCTCGTATGTGGCCAGGGTCTCGGGCTCATCTGGGGCAGAAGAGCCCAGGGTTTACTGATGCCCAGTGCCTACAGACCTGGAAGAGCCACAGTAGCTTTCCTGGTCTGTGGGTGAGGAAGATCCCTTCTTTCCCAGCCCTTCCCAGTATGCCTAGCCCGGCAGGGTGACAGACACGCTCCTGTGGCCAGCTCTCACTCCCCACCCCGGAATAGTACAGTGACATGGGCAGCTGCCAGCAAGCTGTTGCATCATCGGCTGGCTACCAACGGAAGGATCAGAGGCCGGGGCCTGGTCAGGGAATGAGGAAGTCTCACGTAGGTCTGAACTCCCTCATGGCAAAATAGAAAGCATCCAGCCCATCCGCCTCTCTGCACTGCTTAgacagtggccagtcaggatccACAGGCACACAAGGAGGTGGTGCCACACAGGGTGGCCACCAGA carries:
- the Snapc4 gene encoding snRNA-activating protein complex subunit 4 isoform X2; protein product: MYIGHFMKPYFKDKVTGVGPPANEDTREKAAQGIKAFEELLVTKWKHWEKDLLRKSVVSDRLQRLLQPKLLKLEYLHQKKSRVSSEPEKQALEKQVRETEKEIEDINQLSEETLLGNRMDSHDWEKISNVNFEGRRSAEEIRKFWQSSEHPSINKQEWSAEEVERLKAIAAAHGHLEWHLVAEELGTGRSAFQCLQKFQQYNKALKRKEWTEEEDRMLTQLVQEMRVGNHIPYRKIVYFMEGRDSMQLIYRWTKSLDPNLKKGFWTPEEDAKLLQAVAKHGAQDWFKIREEVPGRSDAQCRDRYLRRLHFSLKKGRWNAKEEEQLIELIEKYGVGHWARIASELPHRSGSQCLSKWKILVRKKQRLQRRRWRRPRQSTQWSSSSSDSSSGSDVSGHWSSSSSSSSEGSEAELEEPLESSREPLSSQYTVPDIDLWVPARQPWRKGAEYCSGHPIVSTCPPNGSDATQGHHKEVSPTASAPDEMNQRVLKVPLETVLKVLKTYPTTQSRTLVTAYSQKERLRQPLQPNSPPGPGPGDSMTGSHLQQLWHGTFQRRQRYRRQALHRRLLKHRLLLAVIPWVGDITLPCTPSSWKPAAVQTQADSIRRQLEHAHLASTPVFTLLIQLLQIDTAGCMEVVRERKIQSQHQQAPGEPSSAQSTTGCLFPSLAAQHTAKRASSRGRPQLKSHSQSATQVPTPAPRGLRPRPKTVSELLCEKRLRESRARKAAQSPTTVPNQLLLSSAVILQPAVPPAPQGSAATGPAMSSAQLCGPVAPIVITSSPSGSWQEAEFSAKDKQIPSLQALPLTPTLNGVQGITSAAYRSLVPTPSQILVSCPLSNLGQSQAPVISQKQGLPKILPFLPAASCPTQLPMHPLNLTPALGTQPLAARASLPANVVLTAQRLLPVSMPAIVSHPQPVRPPEPTGLPVTLPASTKTPTSPVQPSASADGEPRGPQGKEKPPLAGPEKGTLDLSLLSQESEAAIQAWLRGRQGACVPPLGSQLPYQPPALCSLRALSSLLRHKKDLERKAASLAASSAAEVQPESRAGVLQASLGLVRRQLQDNPAYLLLKTRFLAVFTLPALLATLPPDSIPTTLSSAMRESSESEEENLLGDLGLKDRAGQPDCLTQASSPATNPIQGAPDPGEGSAPSQLDASDDLDVLRTRRARHARKRRLL
- the Snapc4 gene encoding snRNA-activating protein complex subunit 4 isoform X1 codes for the protein MDVDAEREKITQEIKELERILYPSSPSARLEVSESSLSSDSEDSPPHEDVDAASAPHVEEERWGQASNDEEDPKDKALPEDPETCLQLNMVYQEVIREKLAEVSLLLAQNQEQQEEILFDLAGAKCPKVKDSKSLPSNMYIGHFMKPYFKDKVTGVGPPANEDTREKAAQGIKAFEELLVTKWKHWEKDLLRKSVVSDRLQRLLQPKLLKLEYLHQKKSRVSSEPEKQALEKQVRETEKEIEDINQLSEETLLGNRMDSHDWEKISNVNFEGRRSAEEIRKFWQSSEHPSINKQEWSAEEVERLKAIAAAHGHLEWHLVAEELGTGRSAFQCLQKFQQYNKALKRKEWTEEEDRMLTQLVQEMRVGNHIPYRKIVYFMEGRDSMQLIYRWTKSLDPNLKKGFWTPEEDAKLLQAVAKHGAQDWFKIREEVPGRSDAQCRDRYLRRLHFSLKKGRWNAKEEEQLIELIEKYGVGHWARIASELPHRSGSQCLSKWKILVRKKQRLQRRRWRRPRQSTQWSSSSSDSSSGSDVSGHWSSSSSSSSEGSEAELEEPLESSREPLSSQYTVPDIDLWVPARQPWRKGAEYCSGHPIVSTCPPNGSDATQGHHKEVSPTASAPDEMNQRVLKVPLETVLKVLKTYPTTQSRTLVTAYSQKERLRQPLQPNSPPGPGPGDSMTGSHLQQLWHGTFQRRQRYRRQALHRRLLKHRLLLAVIPWVGDITLPCTPSSWKPAAVQTQADSIRRQLEHAHLASTPVFTLLIQLLQIDTAGCMEVVRERKIQSQHQQAPGEPSSAQSTTGCLFPSLAAQHTAKRASSRGRPQLKSHSQSATQVPTPAPRGLRPRPKTVSELLCEKRLRESRARKAAQSPTTVPNQLLLSSAVILQPAVPPAPQGSAATGPAMSSAQLCGPVAPIVITSSPSGSWQEAEFSAKDKQIPSLQALPLTPTLNGVQGITSAAYRSLVPTPSQILVSCPLSNLGQSQAPVISQKQGLPKILPFLPAASCPTQLPMHPLNLTPALGTQPLAARASLPANVVLTAQRLLPVSMPAIVSHPQPVRPPEPTGLPVTLPASTKTPTSPVQPSASADGEPRGPQGKEKPPLAGPEKGTLDLSLLSQESEAAIQAWLRGRQGACVPPLGSQLPYQPPALCSLRALSSLLRHKKDLERKAASLAASSAAEVQPESRAGVLQASLGLVRRQLQDNPAYLLLKTRFLAVFTLPALLATLPPDSIPTTLSSAMRESSESEEENLLGDLGLKDRAGQPDCLTQASSPATNPIQGAPDPGEGSAPSQLDASDDLDVLRTRRARHARKRRLL